One Mycobacterium kubicae genomic window carries:
- a CDS encoding IS110 family transposase, which translates to MVTCGIDWAQDHHDVALVDADGRLVARRRIPESVAGFAELTAMLADADDDPEDPIPVAIETPRGLLVAVLRASGRPIYPINPMSVARYRERTSMSGKKSDHGDAVTLANILRTDIDQHRRLPADTELAQSITVLARAHQDATWRRNRAGNELRSLLREYFPGFLHAFADRPGGITAPEARAVLAIAATPAKAARLSKPQITAALRRAGRQRGLTTLAATIHQQLRLPQLRHPAPVEDAFGIQAVALLATLDAECANVDRLGEATAATFAQHADHRIITSFVGVGDLTGARLLAEIGDDRTRFADARALKAFAGSAPVTKASGRSIRITHRHVKNNRLAAVGFVWAFIAAGCEGPTRAHYLTRRDHGDRHPAALRHLYNRMLGQLYHCLQTSQTYDPIKAYRPPPTHPTRAAA; encoded by the coding sequence ATGGTCACGTGTGGGATCGACTGGGCCCAGGATCATCATGACGTCGCGCTGGTGGATGCCGACGGTCGGCTGGTCGCCAGACGGCGCATCCCCGAGTCGGTCGCCGGATTCGCCGAACTGACCGCCATGCTGGCCGATGCCGACGACGACCCTGAGGATCCGATCCCGGTCGCGATCGAGACCCCGCGCGGGTTGCTGGTCGCCGTGTTGCGGGCCAGCGGTCGACCGATCTACCCGATCAACCCGATGTCGGTGGCCCGCTATCGGGAACGGACGTCGATGTCGGGCAAGAAGTCTGACCACGGCGATGCGGTCACGCTGGCCAACATCCTGCGTACCGACATCGACCAGCATCGTCGGTTACCCGCCGACACCGAACTGGCGCAATCGATCACCGTGCTGGCCCGTGCCCACCAGGACGCCACCTGGCGGCGTAACCGGGCCGGCAACGAACTGCGGTCGCTGCTGCGGGAATATTTCCCGGGTTTCCTGCACGCCTTCGCCGACCGTCCCGGCGGAATCACCGCACCCGAAGCTCGTGCGGTGCTCGCCATCGCTGCCACCCCGGCCAAGGCGGCGCGGCTGTCAAAGCCGCAGATCACCGCCGCCCTGCGCCGCGCCGGACGCCAACGCGGCCTGACCACGCTCGCGGCGACAATCCACCAGCAGCTGCGGCTGCCGCAGCTGCGACACCCCGCCCCGGTCGAAGACGCCTTCGGTATCCAAGCAGTCGCATTGCTGGCCACCCTCGACGCTGAGTGCGCCAACGTCGACCGGCTGGGCGAGGCCACCGCCGCCACCTTTGCCCAGCACGCCGACCACAGGATCATCACCTCATTTGTGGGGGTCGGCGACCTTACCGGTGCCCGCCTGCTCGCCGAAATCGGCGACGACCGAACACGATTCGCCGACGCCCGAGCATTGAAGGCGTTCGCCGGGTCGGCGCCCGTCACCAAAGCCTCTGGGCGCAGCATCCGCATCACTCACCGGCACGTGAAGAACAACCGACTTGCCGCCGTCGGATTCGTCTGGGCGTTCATCGCGGCCGGCTGCGAAGGACCCACCCGCGCTCACTACCTGACACGCCGCGACCACGGCGACCGCCACCCCGCAGCCCTGCGCCACCTCTACAACCGCATGCTCGGCCAGCTCTACCACTGCCTGCAAACCAGCCAAACCTACGACCCAATCAAGGCATACCGACCACCCCCGACGCACCCCACACGAGCCGCCGCTTGA
- a CDS encoding IS256 family transposase: MLTVVHGEESSNDNSGSVGGSLLDDIVRDGARQMLAAALAAEVAAYIDAHVGEVDEAGHRLVVRNGYHDERDVLTAAGAVAVRAPRVNDKRFDADTGERQRFSSAILPAWARKSPQMTEVLPLLCLHGLSTGDFGAALEQFLGSGAGLSAASITRLTAQWQDEAKTFQARDLSGTDFVYLWVDGIHLKVRLEQEKLCLLVMIGVRADGRKELVALTDGYRESTESWADLLRGCRRRGMTAPVLAVGDGALGFWKALREVFPSAREQRCWFHRRANVLAALPKSAHPGALGALRDIYDAEDIDKAQLAIKAFELDYGAKYPKAVAKITDDADLLLEFYKYPAEHWVHLRTTNPIESTFATVRLRTKVTKGPGSRAAGIAMAYKLIDAAQARWRAVNASHLVALVRTGAVFHKGKLLERPIDITPAEPRESTETEVA, from the coding sequence GTGCTCACGGTAGTTCACGGTGAGGAATCATCCAACGACAACAGCGGCAGTGTTGGTGGGTCGTTGCTCGATGACATTGTTCGTGACGGTGCCCGGCAGATGCTCGCGGCCGCGTTGGCCGCCGAGGTGGCCGCCTACATCGACGCTCACGTCGGTGAGGTCGACGAGGCGGGTCACCGTCTGGTGGTGCGCAACGGCTACCACGACGAGCGCGATGTGCTCACCGCAGCCGGCGCGGTCGCTGTTCGGGCGCCGCGGGTCAACGACAAGCGTTTCGACGCCGATACCGGTGAACGGCAACGATTCTCCTCGGCGATCCTGCCGGCGTGGGCGCGCAAGTCGCCGCAGATGACCGAGGTACTGCCGTTGCTGTGTCTGCACGGGCTCTCGACCGGCGACTTCGGTGCGGCGTTAGAGCAGTTCCTCGGGTCGGGGGCGGGATTGTCGGCGGCCTCGATCACCCGGCTGACGGCGCAGTGGCAAGACGAGGCCAAGACCTTCCAGGCGCGAGATCTCTCCGGCACCGACTTCGTGTACCTATGGGTCGACGGCATCCACCTCAAGGTCCGCCTCGAGCAGGAGAAGCTGTGCTTGCTGGTGATGATCGGGGTCCGGGCGGATGGCCGCAAAGAGCTGGTCGCTCTCACCGATGGGTATCGGGAGTCGACCGAGTCGTGGGCCGATCTGCTGCGGGGCTGCAGGCGCCGCGGGATGACCGCGCCGGTGCTGGCCGTCGGCGACGGCGCCCTGGGTTTCTGGAAGGCGCTGCGCGAGGTGTTCCCGAGCGCCCGTGAACAGCGCTGCTGGTTCCACAGGCGGGCTAATGTGCTTGCCGCGCTACCCAAGTCGGCGCACCCCGGTGCGCTGGGTGCGCTGCGTGACATCTACGACGCCGAAGACATCGACAAGGCGCAGCTGGCGATCAAGGCGTTCGAGCTCGACTACGGCGCCAAGTACCCCAAGGCGGTCGCCAAGATCACCGACGACGCCGACCTGCTGCTGGAGTTCTACAAATATCCGGCCGAGCATTGGGTGCATCTGAGAACGACGAATCCAATCGAAAGCACGTTCGCCACAGTACGTTTGAGGACGAAGGTCACCAAAGGCCCCGGCTCACGAGCGGCCGGAATTGCTATGGCCTACAAGCTGATCGACGCCGCACAGGCGCGCTGGCGCGCCGTCAACGCATCCCACCTAGTCGCCCTCGTCCGGACCGGCGCCGTCTTCCACAAAGGCAAACTGCTTGAACGCCCCATCGACATCACACCCGCCGAGCCCAGGGAATCAACAGAAACGGAGGTCGCCTGA
- a CDS encoding IS3 family transposase, with the protein MARLRRKPVGTVVHSDRGTQYTSWLFGHRLREAGLLGSMGRVASAFDNAMIESFFGSMQIELLDRRTWNTRAELATAIFEYIEAFYNPVRRHSALDYRSPIDYERHHTTTNTAA; encoded by the coding sequence ATGGCCCGCCTACGCCGCAAACCCGTTGGCACAGTGGTCCATTCGGACCGTGGGACTCAATACACCTCGTGGCTTTTCGGCCACCGGCTACGCGAGGCCGGCCTGCTGGGCTCCATGGGGCGAGTCGCTTCTGCGTTCGATAACGCGATGATCGAATCGTTCTTCGGCTCTATGCAGATCGAGCTCCTCGACCGCCGCACCTGGAACACCCGCGCCGAGCTCGCCACAGCAATCTTTGAATACATCGAAGCCTTCTACAACCCGGTGCGCCGCCACAGTGCCCTGGACTACCGCAGCCCCATCGACTACGAAAGACACCACACGACCACGAACACGGCCGCGTGA
- a CDS encoding integrase catalytic domain-containing protein encodes MGLTLAQRRAITEAAATRYQLASKGAKSRILDELTANTGWHRNHARKALKAALRPKIVAPRSPRPVKYGPEVIAALTVCWRVLGMPAGKRLAPMLGELVAVLRHFGELTLDEGTAELLVSMSAATIDRRLADQRAKYQRGRCGTKPGSLLKSQIPVRTWADWDDARPGFVEIDLVWHDGGNRGGGHAFTLTVTDIATGWTENRSVPDKTAKCVLAALNDITHKMPFPILGVDSDNGSEFINDHLLGWCQGRQITFTRARPGNKNDGCHVEQKNWAVVRTVVGYHRYDTAAELLLLNEIWQLHSRLTNYFYPQQKLISKVRKGAKVSKKHDKATTPFHRTIDHLTCSRFPGRLVLGVHAAVFVVVWCLS; translated from the coding sequence ATGGGGTTGACGTTGGCGCAGCGCAGAGCAATCACCGAAGCGGCCGCGACCCGCTACCAGCTGGCGAGCAAGGGCGCTAAGAGTCGGATTCTTGACGAGTTGACGGCCAATACGGGGTGGCACCGAAACCACGCGCGCAAGGCGCTTAAAGCCGCGCTGCGGCCCAAAATCGTTGCCCCGCGCAGTCCACGTCCGGTGAAGTACGGGCCTGAGGTCATCGCGGCTTTGACGGTCTGCTGGAGGGTGCTGGGGATGCCGGCGGGCAAACGGCTCGCGCCGATGCTCGGTGAACTGGTGGCAGTGCTGCGCCATTTCGGCGAGCTGACCCTCGACGAGGGCACCGCCGAACTGCTGGTGTCGATGTCGGCGGCCACCATCGATCGCCGTCTGGCCGATCAGCGAGCCAAATACCAGCGGGGACGCTGTGGTACCAAGCCGGGATCGCTGCTCAAAAGCCAGATCCCAGTGCGCACCTGGGCCGACTGGGACGACGCTCGACCCGGGTTCGTCGAAATCGACCTGGTCTGGCACGACGGCGGCAACCGCGGCGGAGGCCATGCATTCACCTTGACCGTCACCGACATCGCCACAGGCTGGACCGAGAACCGCTCAGTGCCCGACAAGACCGCCAAATGCGTACTGGCAGCGCTCAATGACATCACCCACAAAATGCCGTTCCCGATCCTGGGGGTGGACTCCGACAACGGATCAGAATTCATCAACGACCACCTGCTGGGATGGTGCCAAGGCCGCCAGATCACCTTCACCCGGGCGCGGCCGGGCAACAAAAACGACGGCTGTCACGTCGAGCAAAAGAACTGGGCGGTGGTGCGCACCGTGGTCGGCTACCACCGCTACGACACCGCAGCAGAACTGTTGCTACTCAACGAGATCTGGCAGTTGCACTCCAGGCTGACCAACTACTTCTACCCACAGCAGAAACTGATCTCCAAAGTCCGCAAAGGCGCCAAGGTATCCAAAAAACACGACAAAGCCACCACCCCTTTTCACCGAACAATCGATCACCTGACCTGTTCCCGGTTCCCCGGACGGTTGGTGTTGGGTGTTCACGCGGCCGTGTTCGTGGTCGTGTGGTGTCTTTCGTAG
- a CDS encoding sodium:proton exchanger, which produces MTEAAEPTADAPIAGRAAALRVAAAVVVAAPAVSFRVTGTILSPAVAMLVFGVGVLASVALLMWAAEAARADISGSLALALLSLVAILPEYAVDIFFAYSAGGRPEYAAYATANMTGANRLLIGVAWPLLVFVAIWALRRRGRGGDSGEPAGWLRGGVVLAAHRRIELWFLAAATIYALLIPLTGRLAWYDSVVLGALFGAYLWRIRGSAESEEELTGVAATVAAQPRLRRRILVGALFAAAAVIILSAAEPFGDSLVDAGGELGIDRFLLVQWLAPIASESPEVLVAITFALRARADDGMGALLAAKLNQWTLLIACLPIAFYLGGGEAAGLALDSRQTEEFVLTTAQTVLGVAILANLRLTGAKALLLLGLFAAQFALPDESARYVISGVYVVVAVVYLIAQRRDVLPLLAAVRRPKADEVTRTA; this is translated from the coding sequence ATGACCGAGGCAGCGGAACCGACGGCCGACGCGCCGATCGCCGGGCGTGCCGCCGCCTTACGCGTGGCGGCGGCGGTTGTGGTGGCCGCACCGGCGGTGAGTTTCCGTGTCACCGGCACCATCCTGTCGCCGGCGGTCGCCATGCTGGTGTTCGGTGTCGGGGTGCTGGCGTCGGTAGCGCTGCTGATGTGGGCGGCCGAGGCGGCCCGCGCCGACATTTCGGGCAGTCTCGCTTTGGCGCTGTTGTCACTGGTGGCGATCCTGCCCGAGTACGCGGTTGACATCTTCTTCGCCTACTCCGCGGGCGGCCGACCGGAGTACGCCGCCTATGCCACCGCGAACATGACTGGCGCGAATCGGCTGCTGATCGGGGTGGCGTGGCCCCTGCTGGTGTTTGTCGCGATCTGGGCGCTGCGTCGGCGCGGTCGCGGCGGCGATTCAGGGGAACCGGCGGGCTGGCTGAGGGGCGGCGTTGTGCTGGCCGCCCACCGCCGAATTGAGTTGTGGTTTTTGGCTGCGGCCACCATCTATGCGTTGCTTATTCCGCTGACCGGGCGGCTGGCGTGGTACGACTCGGTGGTTCTCGGTGCTCTGTTCGGCGCCTACCTGTGGCGGATCCGGGGCAGCGCGGAGTCCGAGGAAGAATTGACCGGTGTCGCGGCTACCGTGGCCGCCCAGCCGCGCTTGCGTCGGCGGATTCTGGTCGGGGCGCTGTTCGCCGCTGCAGCGGTGATCATCCTCTCGGCTGCCGAACCGTTCGGCGACTCGCTGGTCGATGCCGGCGGTGAGCTGGGGATCGACCGGTTCCTGCTCGTGCAGTGGCTGGCCCCGATTGCCTCGGAGTCCCCGGAGGTCCTGGTCGCTATCACATTCGCGTTGCGGGCACGCGCCGACGACGGAATGGGTGCCCTGCTAGCCGCCAAGCTCAACCAGTGGACTCTGCTGATCGCGTGCTTGCCCATCGCGTTCTACCTGGGCGGTGGTGAAGCGGCCGGGTTGGCGCTGGACTCGCGCCAAACCGAGGAGTTCGTCCTGACCACCGCCCAGACGGTGCTCGGCGTCGCCATTTTGGCGAACCTGCGCCTCACCGGCGCCAAGGCGCTGCTGCTGCTGGGGCTGTTCGCCGCGCAGTTCGCCCTGCCCGACGAGTCGGCCCGCTACGTCATCTCCGGCGTGTACGTTGTGGTCGCCGTGGTGTATCTGATCGCGCAGCGGCGCGATGTCTTACCGCTACTGGCCGCAGTCCGACGACCGAAAGCCGACGAGGTCACGAGAACGGCATGA
- a CDS encoding transposase — translation MPAAHPEEFRRRAVELARLREKPIAKIAKDLAISESCLRRWMDLADVEEGHKEGLTRDERAELVRLRREKRVLEMEVEILKRASAYFARENILPK, via the coding sequence ATGCCTGCTGCTCATCCGGAGGAGTTTCGCCGTCGTGCGGTGGAGTTGGCCCGGCTGCGAGAGAAACCGATCGCCAAGATCGCCAAGGACCTGGCGATCAGCGAGTCCTGTTTGCGTCGATGGATGGATCTGGCCGACGTTGAGGAGGGCCACAAAGAGGGCCTGACCCGCGACGAGCGGGCTGAGCTGGTCCGGCTGCGCCGAGAAAAGCGGGTGCTGGAGATGGAAGTCGAGATCCTCAAACGGGCCAGCGCCTACTTCGCCCGGGAGAACATCCTCCCAAAATAG
- a CDS encoding transposase, with protein MSTSGFHEWRTRAACDRDRHDAELANTITAIHTASRHTYGVRRI; from the coding sequence GTGTCGACGTCAGGCTTCCATGAATGGCGCACCCGGGCGGCCTGCGATCGCGACCGCCACGACGCCGAGCTGGCCAACACCATCACCGCAATTCACACCGCGTCGCGCCACACCTACGGGGTACGCCGTATCTAG
- the ltrA gene encoding group II intron reverse transcriptase/maturase, translating into MNTSALWPDPDTAELRVRRMQRKLHHWAVDESDRCFDDLYNLVYDPAFLTLAWERVRTNKGARSAGADGTAPRSVGAAEAVGLLQRLREELKERIFRPDPVREVMIPKANGKLRRLGIATVADRVVQASLKLVLEPIFEADFHPCAYGFRPGRRAQDAIAEIHHLASGSRAYHWVFEGDITACFDEISHSALMGRVRRRVGDKRVLALVKSFLKAGILSKDLGYRDTITGTPQGGILSPLLSNVALSVLDEHFAAKWKALGPEWTRAKHRRAGVPTMKIVRYADDFCVMVHGTRADAEALWDEIAAVLAPMGLRLSVEKSRICHVDEGFEFLGFRIQRQIKRGTTKHYVYTWPSKKALMSITDKVRNLTRRHKHRTLADLLRQLNPVLRGWCNYFQHGVSKRTFDYLDHFTWWRVVTWMRKRHHGLAWGVFHRRFLPNWQIREGKTAMFRPQKVEVTRYRYRGTKIITPWTARPTDITAPVA; encoded by the coding sequence GTGAATACGAGTGCTTTGTGGCCCGACCCGGACACGGCCGAGCTGCGGGTACGCAGGATGCAACGCAAACTGCACCATTGGGCGGTTGATGAAAGCGACCGCTGTTTCGATGATTTGTACAACCTCGTTTATGACCCCGCATTCCTCACCCTCGCGTGGGAGCGGGTGCGGACGAACAAGGGTGCGCGCTCAGCCGGTGCCGATGGGACCGCACCGCGGTCTGTCGGTGCGGCAGAGGCGGTCGGACTGCTTCAGCGGCTCCGCGAGGAACTCAAGGAGCGGATATTCCGGCCGGATCCGGTGCGGGAGGTGATGATCCCGAAGGCGAACGGCAAGCTCCGCCGCCTGGGTATCGCGACCGTCGCCGACCGGGTCGTGCAAGCTTCGCTGAAGCTGGTGCTGGAGCCCATTTTCGAGGCGGACTTTCATCCGTGCGCATATGGGTTCCGGCCGGGCAGGCGAGCCCAGGACGCCATCGCTGAGATCCATCACCTCGCCAGCGGCTCACGGGCCTATCACTGGGTTTTCGAGGGAGACATCACGGCGTGCTTCGATGAAATCTCGCATTCGGCCCTTATGGGCCGGGTGCGGCGACGTGTCGGGGACAAACGCGTTCTGGCCCTGGTGAAGTCGTTCCTCAAAGCCGGGATTCTCTCGAAAGATCTCGGCTACCGGGACACCATCACCGGCACTCCGCAAGGCGGAATCCTCTCACCACTGCTCAGCAATGTCGCCCTGTCCGTTCTCGACGAGCACTTCGCCGCGAAGTGGAAGGCGCTCGGCCCGGAATGGACACGTGCCAAGCATCGACGCGCCGGAGTTCCGACCATGAAAATCGTCCGCTACGCAGACGATTTCTGTGTCATGGTCCACGGCACTCGCGCTGATGCCGAAGCGCTTTGGGACGAGATCGCAGCAGTGCTCGCGCCGATGGGCCTGCGCCTGTCGGTCGAGAAGAGCAGGATCTGCCACGTCGACGAGGGGTTCGAGTTCCTCGGCTTCCGCATCCAACGGCAGATCAAAAGGGGCACGACCAAGCACTACGTCTACACCTGGCCGTCGAAGAAGGCACTTATGTCCATCACCGACAAAGTCAGGAATCTGACGCGGCGACACAAACATCGAACGCTCGCTGATCTGCTGCGCCAACTCAACCCCGTCCTGCGGGGATGGTGCAATTACTTCCAGCACGGGGTGTCCAAACGCACCTTCGACTACCTCGACCACTTCACATGGTGGCGGGTGGTGACTTGGATGCGCAAACGGCACCACGGGCTGGCGTGGGGCGTCTTCCATCGACGGTTCCTGCCCAATTGGCAAATCCGCGAAGGCAAGACGGCGATGTTTCGGCCGCAGAAGGTAGAGGTCACCCGATACCGCTACCGGGGCACGAAAATCATCACCCCTTGGACAGCGAGGCCGACGGACATCACTGCACCAGTGGCCTGA
- a CDS encoding IS3 family transposase — MLDVYSRRVVGWSIADHLRTELVADALDMARLRRKPVGTVVHSDRGTQYTSWLFGHRLREAGLLGSMGRVASAFDNAMIESFFGSMQIELLDRRTWNTRAELATAIFEYIEAFYNPVRRHSALDYRSPIDYERHHTTTNTAA, encoded by the coding sequence GTGCTCGACGTGTACTCCCGCCGGGTAGTGGGCTGGTCGATCGCCGATCACCTCCGCACCGAACTGGTCGCCGACGCCCTGGACATGGCCCGCCTACGCCGCAAACCCGTTGGCACAGTGGTCCATTCGGACCGTGGGACTCAATACACCTCGTGGCTTTTCGGCCACCGGCTACGCGAGGCCGGCCTGCTGGGCTCCATGGGGCGAGTCGCTTCTGCGTTCGATAACGCGATGATCGAATCGTTCTTCGGCTCTATGCAGATCGAGCTCCTCGACCGCCGCACCTGGAACACCCGCGCCGAGCTCGCCACAGCAATCTTTGAATACATCGAAGCCTTCTACAACCCGGTGCGCCGCCACAGTGCCCTGGACTACCGCAGCCCCATCGACTACGAAAGACACCACACGACCACGAACACGGCCGCGTGA
- a CDS encoding integrase core domain-containing protein, translating into MAPSVGSRGDSYDNALAEAVNAAYKTELVNRGKPWRCVDDVELSTAGWVAWYNQERLHEALGYQAPAEYEAALTGTSHPASQPTPALATD; encoded by the coding sequence ATCGCGCCCTCGGTCGGCTCGCGTGGCGACAGTTATGACAACGCCCTTGCCGAGGCCGTCAACGCCGCCTACAAGACCGAGTTGGTCAACCGCGGCAAACCCTGGCGATGCGTCGACGACGTCGAACTATCGACCGCTGGATGGGTGGCCTGGTACAACCAGGAACGCCTGCACGAAGCCCTCGGCTACCAGGCCCCAGCCGAGTACGAGGCCGCCCTGACCGGCACCTCACACCCCGCGAGCCAGCCAACCCCGGCCCTCGCAACCGACTAG